ATCAAGAAGGCAGTTAAAAAATGTactaaatttgtgaaaaagacATTTAGCAAATAattgttatttatcttttaatttaagaCTGCAATTGTAATTGTTATGAATTTTATAAATTCACATCAAATTTGAGTACACAAGAATTTCATAAAGTAGTATTTAATACAATTGATGTAGTATTTAAATCCAATTCTTAATGAAGGAAAAACCAAATGCACTAAGACGTAAGTGCAGATCCACCAGCACTAGGCCCTGCACGATGGGGGCATCTACTTCGACTGTGGCCTTCGCCTCCACAAAGCCTGCAACGCCTAGGACCACGCATATCACGCATATCCATTTCATTCAAGAAGCGGGTTATTTTGGGACGCCCTTTGGAAACCCGCTTTAAGTGCGGATTAGGTATATGTCTTGGTCCTTGATACACCGGCCACGTTGCTGGATTTCCTAATGGCTTAAACCGTGCTCTAtacaccttttttttttttatctcatctATCCTATATACCTCATGAACGTATTGTTGCCAATCAAGTCGTTGGTTCGCACAACACGCAAAGACATGGCGACATGGGATTCGATCTGTCTGAAACTCACCACAATCACAATACCGTTGACGGAGATTCACCGCATACTCGATACCACTGGGCATCTCACGTACCTCAAAGATCTCATTTTGCCTGTCAAATAGATTAACCTGGATGTTTCCTGCTGCTTGCTGATTTGATTGCAGTTTGTTGCTAGCATATTCAGAAAATACATGTCCTGCATTCCTTCGAACCTCAGCCTCAGCCCTCTTCCTAGTGAACAACTCATTTAGTCTGTAAAAAGTTGCCTTCACAAGTGACGTGATAGGAAGATTTCGAGCTCCCTTCAGTACTCCGTTGATGCACTCCACTGGATTCGTGGTCATATGACCCCAACGATATCCATTATCAAATGCCAAAGCAAATTGCTATCATGGGATTCGATCAAGCCATCGCGTGTAAGCCTCACCACGTTCACGCAATCTTGCATACTGCATATTAAATTCACGCACAGTCCTACAATAGCCTGTAAATAACCAacaaaacaaaatcaataaaatggATGCTATATGCCTTGTAAAAACAAATACGCCTTAGTTTCACAATAATCTACGTACCCATGTTGACTATAAGCTTCTGTAAATACGGTGCTTTGAAATTTCTCAAAAAGTTGGATGCTATGTGCCTAATACAAAACATTCGGATAGCTCTTAAAGGTTCCCATGATCCATTACTACGAGCTATTGCTGAGGTAATAGAGTCGTGACGATCAGAGATAAGCCCAACACCATCTCGAGTCACTAAATGTGTGCGTAAATGAGTAAGAAAGAAGTGCCATGCATCAGAAGTCTCACCCTCAACAACGGCAAATGCAAGAGGCACAATATTGCCGTTGCCATCCTGAGAAACTGCAACTAATATAGCTCCTTTATATTTCCCGTACAAATGTGTCCCATCCACATGTACGATTGGCTTGCAGCTCCTAAATGCTATGATGCAAGGATAAAAGCTCCAAAATACCCGCGTCAGTATCCTTACATCCTGGACTACCTCATCCCCTTGGTTTGCTGGTGCAGTTTCAATCTCGACTGCTGCTGATGGATCTTTTTGTACCATTGCTTCAAACCACGACGGCAAAGCTTCATAAGAAGCTTCCCAACCACCAAAAAGGTTGGCAATTGCCTTTTGCTTTGGGAGCCATGCTTTGCGGTAACTTGTCGTATAATTGAATTTTGACTGCACTTCAGCAATCACAGATTTCACTTTCAAAGATGGATCTGCTTCAACCAATGGCTTTATCACCTCTGCAATCATGTCTAAATTTAGCTTGGCATGATCTTGAAAAATTCTAGTTCTAGTGCATGTGTGACTACCATTGTATCGCCTTACAACCCAACAAAACTTTCTCTTAATAAGACTAGCCCTAATAAGCCAATCGCAACTTGTTCCGTATTGTACACACTTAGCATAAAAGGTCGTTGGCTCAGATTCACACACCTGGTAATCCACTCCCTGCGAATGGTATAATCTTTAATTGCTGCAATAACAGTTTCTCTAGAACTGAATTCTATGCCAACAACAAATTCACCGTccgaaacaacaacaacatctacagcaataacaacaacaaataatTCTAACTATTGCTTtacaataatagtaataataataataataataataatattaatagtatattaataataataataacaataataataataataataataattattattattagagaagTCAACAATATTCTTCGTTGATGTCTTTAGTCGATTTGATTCTGTTACGACCAGCTAGAGACGAAGCTTCAAACGGCTGAATGCTGATTCTCTATTCTTTTCCCACCATCAACTATAACTAGCCGGTTACTCTTTTTGgggaaagaaaaattaagaaacaaaggaaaaggaaaaaaaacaccAATTAAGAAAGCAAATATGGCCAGTGTTCGTTTTGTTTAATTGTCCTGATATTTCCTTTGAGTTTGATATAGTTATTAGTTGTTAGTAaatatttgagtgatttatttatgaaaaatgaTTCTGCatcatatttattaattgttttctaatttttaaatataaaaattttgaactttttatatttatttttaaaaataagttataaatttaaatttttagtcttttaaagcttaggaaaacattttgaaaaatgaactagaactttgaattattatttttcttttagtatttttttaataaatcaaatatcatGTGCTCCATGAAAAGTAATATTTCAAAGTCCATATAAAAAATCAACTGTAAAAGAAGATATTTCAACAAGAAATGTTAGATGTCAATACTCGATGGGGGTTTAGAGTGTTGGTCATGTGTTaacaaaaaatgataaattttattaattatataaccTTACTTTTTATTCCACACCGACCTTACAAATGTATTATACTGTcttgtttttatatattttgctaCGGCAATTACTCTCATAAATGTTAGTTTATAACAACATTAACTCATTTTAGAAgtcacataaaaaaataaaatataaacaaatattGGTAATTTTCTATCTAaatctattaatatataaaaattaagtaaaccacttaaaaaaaaaatttcacatgcaattttatgttaatattaagtatttgcatattttttttatatcctctttacttttttattttgtatttaccTTTGTCTTTCTTATATATCTTTGAGTTTATTACTCTTATTACTTTATAGCCACTTAAATTTGTAaggcttttttttatttccatATTGTTTTTGCTATGTTctatcttctcttctttttctttttccactctattcgcattttctttcttaatgcacatttttattaatatctttCATAAGAAATACTTTTATAGATATTGATGGTTTTTTTCGTTAAGATCAATCTTTTTATTATGttccatcttttctttttttttttctttttcactccaCTTGCactttttttaatgcaaatttttattaatatattctaTAAGAGATATCTTTATGATATTGATGTTTTTTTTGGTTAAGATCTTTgtatatttatatctttttatagATCTGCTATACATCTAAGTAATATTATCATTTAAGTGCAATCAAATAGACTTAACACCACCAACAAAAATTACTCTTATTAAAAAGAGCGTGATTACACGTGCACACATCATTTACGTTATCGTCATcgttgtctttttctttttcttcgcgttcctcttcttcctcctcattCTCCTTCTCCtactccttctccttctccttctcattctccttctcatttttctttgcgTGTTTTTTCTTTATCGTTATTCTTTTGTTGCTGCTGTTATTGCTGTTATTGTAGTAGAAAGTaaaggaggaagagaagaaaaagttttgaattgtgcaggAGAACGAGTCCAAATGCACTTTAATTCACTaaaaaatgaaccgaaattatataataattgcgacataattaactcagaaataaACCGAAATTACATAATGGACTGCAacacaattaactcagaaatgaaccaaaatttacTATAATAATTGCGACACATAAATTCAGTTCGAAAACAAGCACACAAACAAGACTGAATCATGAAcaaaaacacatctaaaatcaattttggatACATCATTAatatgtttcttctttttttgtttgatattttctactctttttcttggttttattTCTCAAgagagtaaataaaaaataaaataagaaggtgaagataaagaagaaaaagaaaaagaagaagtagtagaagatgaggagaaaaagttttaaattgtGCAAGAGAACGAGTTCAAATGCACCTTAATTCACtcagaaatgaaccaaaattatataATGATTGCGACACAATCAActcagaaatgaaccgaaattacataATGGACTGTGAtataattaactcagaaataaACCGAAATTACATAATAATTGCGACACAATTAATtcagaaatgaaccaaaattacatAATGATTGTGACACATAAACTTAGTACGAAAATAAGCATATAAACAAGATTGAATCGTGAATAGAAACACAtctaaaatcaattttggatcAGACAACATCATCAACATGGTGAAaattcaacaataacaataacgacGATAACGATAACGACGATATGTAAGAGGAAGACGACAATAACGACAACGACGATATgtaaagaagaagaacgaaTGCGTGAATTTGAAATAGGTTAAATTACACAGTTGGTCCCTACactttaaaagtttataattgGGTCCCtaaagagatttaaaatttGCCATTTAGTCCCTGCCGTTCAAAAAGTGTTTggtttaatagaatattttcaaaatattctctattttaaaCATGTGAGCTGCACATGTTTGACAATAGGGACCAATTTGTAATTTTAGTGAAATTATAAGGACCAACCGtataatttaactatttaaaaatGACCAAAATTTCCTAGGTTATCTGAACCCACGCCGCCCCTTCCTAGCTCTCTCGCTGtcactttctcactttcaaaAATGAATCAACATAAAAATAGCAACTCAATTTATCAGTGGATCTGGCGCGGTGATAGAGGTGAGAGGCACGGCAATGTGAGCCGAGGTGAGAGACAGAGAGCGCTGGGGTTGGGGTACCATTTAAGTAAGTGAGaaagtgagagtgagagagttGGAGAGGGGCGGGGTGGATTCAAATAGCCTAAGGAGTTTTTGATCATTTTTACATGGTTAAATTATACGGTTAGTCCCCATAGTTTCACTAAAATAGCAAATTGGTCTCTATTGTCAAACATATGCAGCTCACATGtttaaaatagagaatatgctgaaagtgagagtgagagagttGGGGAGAGGCGGGGTGGATTCAAATAGCCTAAGGAGTTTTTCATTGTGGGCGAAtgaaaaaatatactaattttgaccttaattattttagaatttttattttatgttgacaattgacttttttattttttattccaaacaaaacaaaaataatctcaatttttatttgttaaattatttaaaagaaaactaaatattataaaatattcctTGCAAGTGAATTAATAACTTGTCTTATGCAAAAGTTGGTCAAATTAATATGTATTGTGTTAATTTGTatgttttattcttaaaaataaagagagtatataatttatataatttccaaaatattatttgtaattgttgatttattaaaataattctgaatttatttatgttattttaattaatatttaaaatagtgAAAATTGAAATTGTAAGTAGTTAGTACTAATTAggtaaataaataagaaataaaaaaacattaactattccaaactttattttacACATTGATTGGTTTGAAGGGATATGAATAGAAAGAAAATGTAGAAAAAAAATggatgaaaaattaaatttttgttgttgtttggtttaagagagaaaataaaaaagaaaagacaaaagtGATGTGGAGTCCATCCAATTATTTTCTCTTCATGcatgaaatgaaaataaatgaaaaatataccAATATGTCAAAATTACAATTTTACTCTTTATTTAATAGAgatagtaaaatttttaaatttattctctttgaaatctcaaaatatatctctcttattctttagttttaaaaaattattttttgttaataaaataatatattaaaattttgaaaactaatttggatgatttttttttcttgaaaaaaataatttaaatatattaataaattgcaatttatatataatatagataaggatattaatgtaattttattctattataattttttcttttcttacttttttttctatcaaaacagaaaaaaaattttctttctattttcttttctttcattttctcttcatccaaacaacacacaaataaatttatttttcttttcattttttttctctcattttcttttctctcatttttttctcttattttccaTCATATATCCAAACAATGTGTATGAGTCCAGCTTGCCCACTAACAATTGATCGTGACTTCCCAAATTTCAACCATGCGTTACATAGCATCACCCACTAACCTTAGATAAGGTTATTAAtacaattttatactattatgaCACTACCACAAATATAGTCTTTAGTAACACCAAATTTTGCAACGCCTTAAAACCGTTCTCTTAGATAGGTTTAGACAACGGTTTTTTAAAGTGTTAATgttgaattcaattttttatcaatttataccaACAAATTAAATCGTtctctttgactattttaaaaaatggtttTATAACCGTTACTATGATTTGCGTTTAAGCAACggttttttgttgttgtttaaagAATTGTACAAAAGAAACACATTAAAACCGTTGCCGAAATGCTACATTTTAAAACCGTTCTATTAGATGGTCTTAGACAACGATTTTTACAGTGTTGCTGTTGaagttcattttttcattacGCTATAGTAACAATAAAACCGTtctctttgactattttaaagaaCGATTTTACAACCATTACAACAATTGTTTATGAAACAACcattttctaatattatttaaataattatacaaattaaacaatactaataaaattaatttcagataaTTATGtaaattgaaattattttttctataaatattgAATTTATAAAATACTCAAAATCTATTgttataaataattaacaaatattatttaaaaaaataaaatNNNNNNNNNNNNNNNNNNNNNNNNNNNNNNNNNNNNNNNNNNNNNNNNNNNNNNNNNNNNNNNNNNNNNNNNNNNNNNNNNNNNNNNNNNNNNNNNNNNNNNNNNNNNNNNNNNNNNNNNNNNNNNNNNNNNNNNNNNNNNNNNNNNNNNNNNNNNNNNNNNNNNNNNNNNNNNNNNNNNNNNNNNNNNNNNNNNNNNNNNNNNNNNNNNNNNNNNNNNNNNNNNNNNNNNNNNNNNNNNNNNNNNNNNNNNNNNNNNNNNNNNNNNNNNNNNNNNNNNNNNNNNNNNNNNNNNNNNNNNNNNNNNNNNNNNNNNNNNNNNNNNNNNNNNNNNNNNNNNNNNNNNNNNNNNNNNNNNNNNNNNNNNNNNNNNNNNNNNNNNNNNNNNNNNNNNNNNNNNNNNNNNNNNNNNNNNNNNNNNNNNNNNNNNNNNNNNNNNNNNNNNNNNNNNNNNNNNNNNNNNNNNNNNNNNNNNNNNNNNNNNNNNNNNNNNNNNNNNNNNNNNNNNNNNNNNNNNNNNNNNNNNNNNNNNNNNNNNNNNNNNNNNNNNNNNNNNNNNNNNNNNNNNNNNNNNNNNNNNNNNNNNNNNNNNNNNNNNNNNNNNNNNNNNNNNNNNNNNNNNNNNNNNNNNNNNNNNNNNNNNNNNNNNNNNNNNNNNNNNNNNNNNNNNNNNNNNNNNNNNNNNNNNNNNNNNNNNNNNNNNNNNNNNNNNNNNNNNNNNNNNNNNNNNNNNNNNNNNNNNNNNNNNNNNNNNNNNNNNNNNNNNNNNNNNNNNNNNNNNNNNNNNNNNNNNNNNNNNNNNNNNNNNNNNNNNNNNNNNNNNNNNNNNNNNNNNNNNNNNNNNNNNNNNNNNNNNNNNNNNNNNNNNNNNNNNNNNNNNNNNNNNNNNNNNNNNNNNNNNNNNNNNNNNNNNNNNNNNNNNNNNNNNNNNNNNNNNNNNNNNNNNNNNNNNNNNNNNNNNNNNNNNNNNNNNNNNNNNNNNNNNNNNNNNNNNNNNNNNNNNNNNNNNNNNNNNNNNNNNNNNNNNNNNNNNNNNNNNNNNNNNNNNNNNNNNNNNNNNNNNNNNNNNNNNNNNNNNNNNNNNNNNNNNNNNNNNNNNNNNNNNNNNNNNNNNNNNNNNNNNNNNNNNNNNNNNNNNNNNNNNNNNNNNNNNNNNNNNNNNNNNNNNNNNNNNNNNNNNNNNNNNNNNNNNNNNNNNNNNNNNNNNNNNNNNNNNNNNNNNNNNNNNNNNNNNNNNNNNNNNNNNNNNNNNNNNNNNNNNNNNNNNNNNNNNNNNNNNNNNNNNNNNNNNNNNNNNNNNNNNNNNNNNNNNNNNNNNNNNNNNNNNNNNNNNNNNNNNNNNNNNNNNNNNNNNNNNNNNNNNNNNNNNNNNNNNNNNNNNNNNNNNNNNNNNNNNNNNNNNNNNNNNNNNNNNNNNNNNNNNNNNNNNNNNNNNNNNNNNNNNNNNNNNNNNNNNNNNNNNNNNNNNNNNNNNNNNNNNNNNNNNNNNNNNNNNNNNNNNNNNNNNNNNNNNNNNNNNNNNNNNNNNNNNNNNNNNNNNNNNNNNNNNNNNNNNNNNNNNNNNNNNNNNNNNNNNNNNNNNNNNNNNNNNNNNNNNNNNNNNNNNNNNNNNNNNNNNNNNNNNNNNNNNNNNNNNNNNNNNNNNNNNNNNNNNNNNNNNNNNNNNNNNNNNNNNNNNNNNNNNNNNNNNNNNNNNNNNNNNNNNNNNNNNNNNNNNNNNNNNNNNNNNNNNNNNNNNNNNNNNNNNNNNNNNNNNNNNNNNNNNNNNNNNNNNNNNNNNNNNNNNNNNNNNNNNNNNNNNNNNNNNNNNNNNNNNNNNNNNNNNNNNNNNNNNNNNNNNNNNNNNNNNNNNNNNNNNNNNNNNNNNNNNNNNNNNNNNNNNNNNNNNNNNNNNNNNNNNNNNNNNNNNNNNNNNNNNNNNNNNNNNNNNNNNNNNNNNNNNNNNNNNNNNNNNNNNNNNNNNNNNNNNNNNNNNNNNNNNNNNNNNNNNNNNNNNNNNNNNNNNNNNNNNNNNNNNNNNNNNNNNNNNNNNNNNNNNNNNNNNNNNNNNNNNNNNNNNNNNNNNNNNNNNNNNNNNNNNNNNNNNNNNNNNNNNNNNNNNNNNNNNNNNNNNNNNNNNNNNNNNNNNNNNNNNNNNNNNNNNNNNNNNNNNNNNNNNNNNNNNNNNNNNNNNNNNNNNNNNNNNNNNNNNNNNNNNNNNNNNNNNNNNNNNNNNNNNNNNNNNNNNNNNNNNNNNNNNNNNNNNNNNNNNNNNNNNNNNNNNNNNNNNNNNNNNNNNNNNNNNNNNNNNNNNNNNNNNNNNNNNNNNNNNNNNNNNNNNNNNNNNNNNNNNNNNNNNNNNNNNNNNNNNNNNNNNNNNNNNNNNNNNNNNNNNNNNNNNNNNNNNNNNNNNNNNNNNNNNNNNNNNNNNNNNNNNNNNNNNNNNNNNNNNNNNNNNNNNNNNNNNNNNNNNNNNNNNNNNNNNNNNNNNNNNNNNNNNNNNNNNNNNNNNNNNNNNNNNNNNNNNNNNNNNNNNNNNNNNNNNNNNNNNNNNNNNNNNNNNNNNNNNNNNNNNNNNNNNNNNNNNNNNNNNNNNNNNNNNNNNNNNNNNNNNNNNNNNNNNNNNNNNNNNNNNNNNNNNNNNNNNNNNNNNNNNNNNNNNNNNNNNNNNNNNNNNNNNNNNNNNNNNNNNNNNNNNNNNNtatatatatatctaaatcAATTAGGAAAGTTGATGTTACATCAATCATGTAATAGTAGAACTTTGCTTTACATTTTTTTGTTAGTAGAACAAATTAGCCAGTAGAAAGAATATAGATCAGATGGAAGGTAGCTCAATGACTAGAGATAGGGGGagattaatttaaaacaaaaagaaaggaaaagaaactatATGCAAAATTATCAAGAAAATATCAGACTTTAATGTTCTTCGTTGTTGATGTCTTTTACAGTAGGATATAAAGATGTTTTTTGATCCGTGTACATAAAGCTTATATGCTTAGCAGAACATAGTCTAGTTGCAACAAATCTGTAAGTTTTTTTGTAATGGTGCTGTTTTGAGGCACTTTTTGTTGAGCAGATCAACTCAACATGCTTCCATTGGTTTGATTTTGCAGATGGGTGTTAGTTCAGATTTTGGAAGTGTTTTCATGGAAATGCTGAACTGCAATGTGTGTACCAAAAATGCTTCACTCTATGTGTGGTCTGCATGTTTCTTTGAGTTGAAAGGGAGGCTCCATGATGCCCTCACAATCTATCACCTTGGTATTTCCAGGTCAGTGCTGTGTTAAGTCGAATCTTCAATACTTGCTTGTTTTGATATTTCAAGTTGGGGTGCCTTGACTGTAATTTTAGTTATTTGGGTCAATGTTCAATAGGAATGCAGAGCCAATTGAGTGGTTGAAGAAGGCACAGGCATTATGTCACCAGAGAATATCTGAAACTTGGAAGGCGTCTGAAAGGCAGAAGGTATGCCTATTCACAAAGAAGTTAGTCCTTTAGGCAAAATGAGACAAACTAGTAGGAAAGGAAAGatataaaaatagagaaaacacCAACTTCCTTGTACTCTTTTATTGAATAGGCTTTGTGCTTTGTGATCGTTGGTAGGCAATTTATTGCTTCCCAATTAGCCAAAGGTTTGTTCAAGTAGTAGATGAATCAAACACTGCCTTTGCAAAAGCAAaacacattatttatttattttatttcctcaAGATTGACATATTTCCTCAAGATTGACATATTTCCTCAATGTTGTGTCTCCTGAATTGAGATTTACTAACACTGACTGCGTTTACAGTTTAAGAattcttttgtatatatttcattttattttttaatttcagatTGATTATAAGGGATCCACAGAGTTGGGAAACATTGGCATTAATCCATGGGATTCCTCCATTTTGGAAGACCTGATGAAGAAGATAAATcctacaattaaaaaattttatgtgaGATATTTATATGCTTTGTTATATACATGTTTGATTTACTGCAACTGACAAGGATTCAGGTGCTTTATGCTTGTATAAATGCATTTCAGGGGTATCACTTGAGCACTAAATCTTATACAGGGAAAGTGGCCTTATCTACTTTGAAGAATGCATCAAGGAACAAAGTTATAGAGATAGGTAATATTCATATCCTTACTCTTGTCTTCATCATTGGGACGTAATTGTCTGACTGCTCCTAGCTTTATGATCAATCTGAAGAATtcatttatatatgaatttagtTGCTTTATCTTCTTGTATTTCTGACGGAACAGGAACAGTTGtatcatatataaattaataccATAAATTTCATAGGAGATGCTAAAAAATTGTGAGTTCATGATATTTGCTAAAAATTGACCCTGCAACGAAATTTCCATTGAATCTGAGTTTATGATGTCTCCCCAGAGTTGTTAGCTTGTCTTCCAAAGACAATGTTGTTGCAGATAGTTTCTACAAAACTAGGTTTATCTATTGTTAGAAATAAAGAGTGTATATCTTTTTGGGGCTCAATAAAAACTCTTAGGAGTAGTTTTGGTTCTTTCTATTATTACATCATCATTTCCTTATTTGTCTAGGATAAGGGTTTTTCCTATTATCAACAGCAGTTAGTGTTCATCTCTTGTAAGACACCACAACATGATCATATCAGTGTATTTCATATAGTTTCATAgtctttattctttttctttactgGCTTCATTCATTCTCTTGATGGTCCTTATCATGATATCCAAAGGCGGGAGGAAGTACCATATCAAAGGTTGCGCTGGACAAGGTGGTTTTGCTCAAGTATACAAGGCCTTTGTCAACAGTGATCCAAATGATGTTGTTGCGCTAAAGGTGCTGATGGTCTTTCAGAATCATTTCCTCTTAAAATGTGATATTTGTCTCATTTGATTGTACTTTGAACCTTAAATGTTAGATACAAAAGCCAGCTTTCCCTTGGGAATTTTACATGTATCGTCAGCTTGATATGCGGATCACTGGCAGAGAAGTATGTGATATTAATATCAATATCAAATTCAATATTTATACCATCAACCTGCCTTTTCTATAAACATCCACATATACTGAATTGTCTGATATCTAACTATATCAGAGGTCAAGCTATGGTTTGGCTCAGAGAATTCATCTGTATGCAGACTGTAGCATACTCATCTGTGACTATTTAGCTCATGGAACGCTACAGGTCAGTTATTTCTACTGATTTCCCTTATTATCTTGTTATGTTATATAGTGTTAATTCAAGATGAACATACTATGCAGG
The genomic region above belongs to Arachis duranensis cultivar V14167 chromosome 3, aradu.V14167.gnm2.J7QH, whole genome shotgun sequence and contains:
- the LOC107481105 gene encoding uncharacterized protein LOC107481105, translating into MIAEVIKPLVEADPSLKVKSVIAEVQSKFNYTTSYRKAWLPKQKAIANLFGGWEASYEALPSWFEAMVQKDPSAAVEIETAPANQGDEVVQDVRILTRVFWSFYPCIIAFRSCKPIVHVDGTHLYGKYKGAILVAVSQDGNGNIVPLAFAVVEGETSDAWHFFLTHLRTHLVTRDGVGLISDRHDSITSAIARSNGSWEPLRAIRMFCIRHIASNFLRNFKAPYLQKLIVNMGYCRTVREFNMQYARLRERGEAYTRWLDRIP
- the LOC107481104 gene encoding mitotic checkpoint serine/threonine-protein kinase BUB1 — translated: MGVSSDFGSVFMEMLNCNVCTKNASLYVWSACFFELKGRLHDALTIYHLGISRNAEPIEWLKKAQALCHQRISETWKASERQKIDYKGSTELGNIGINPWDSSILEDLMKKINPTIKKFYGYHLSTKSYTGKVALSTLKNASRNKVIEIGGRKYHIKGCAGQGGFAQVYKAFVNSDPNDVVALKIQKPAFPWEFYMYRQLDMRITGRERSSYGLAQRIHLYADCSILICDYLAHGTLQDVINRYAVQGKPMEEVLCIYYTIEMLHMVETLHDVGLIHGDFKPDNLLIRYARDDLTEEGFLDRSGPWCDQTGEEGLFWISFQMT